AGTTGGGCCGCAACGAGTTGCTCTCGGACGAGGCCTACCGCCGCTGGTTCCGTGCCGATTTCGAGAAGAAGTTCAGCTCACGCGTCTGGCATCGAGACTTCGCCGACGCCGAGATCACCGAGTGCCCCGACGCGTCGGTCGTCGGCAAGAACATCGCGGAGGTCGCGGCCCAGCGTGGTGTGCACGTGGTCGACGCGTTCCTGGATCTGGTGGTCGAGCACGGCCGAAAGCTGCGCTGGCACACAACGGTTGCCAATCATCGCAAGCGGCAGATGGACAAGCTGATCAATCAGCCCGGGGTGACCGTGGGATTCTCCGATGCCGGTGCGCATCTGCGCAACATGGCGTTCTACAACTTCGGCATCCGGTTGCTGCACCGCGTGCACGACGCACGCAACGATCGACGGCCGTTCATGACCGTCGAAAAGGCGGTGCACAAGCTCAGCGGCGAGTTGGCCGACTTCTACGGTGTCGACGCCGGACACCTTCGGGTGGGCGATCGTGCCGACATCGTCGTGATCGACCCGAAGGGTCTGGACGAGGAGGTCCTGGCCTACCGGGAGGAGACCATGCCGGAGTTCGGTGGCCTGAGTCGAATGGTCAATCGCAACGACCGCGCTGTCACCGCCACCCTGGTCGCGGGCCGAGTGGTGTTCTCCGGCGGCACCTTTGCGCCGTGGTTCGGTGTGTCGGAGCGGGCAGGTAGCTTCCTGCGGGCAGGCACTTCAACGGCTCCTCGTCGCCGGGAGCGTGTGTGAGCCCGAGTCAACAGCAGCGCCGCACCGAGACCATCGGAAAACTGCTCGACGCGACCATTGCGTCGTTGTGCGAGAAGGGCTACGCCGCAACCAGTGTCAGCGAGATAGTCAACCGCGCGGGGGTGTCGTCCGGTGCCATGTTTCGGCATTTCGACACCAGGCTCGACCTGATCGTCGCAGCGGCCGACGAGGTTCGCCGACGTCAGTTCGTGGAGTTTCGCCGCGGCCTGTCCGGTTTCGGCAGCGCGTCGATCGAGCACTGCCTCGAACTGCTCAGGGCTGCGTGCCGCGCCCCGATCAACGGGGCCTGGTACGAGCTGCTGACCGCCGCCCGCAGCGACGAGGAGCTACGAGAGAGACTGCAGCCGTTCACTGTTCGATATCACGAGCAGATAGGTGAACTCGCACGAGCGCTACCGGTCGCCGGCGTGATCGATCCACGGCATCTGGAAACGGTGATCTTCACCGTGGTGCATCTACTCGACGGTGAGGCGTTGGCGGCCGTGGTCCATCCGCAGCCCGAGCAGGAAGCCATGCGGCTGAGAATGATTGCTCACCTGTTGCGCGGTGGCACTCTGCACGCCCTGACGGACGCAGGATGACGGGCTGGACGGTACGCACGTCCGGTGCCGAGCTTCCCGTATTCGAATACGGAAACCCGTCCGCGCGCTCGACGGTACTGCTGGTGCACGGCTATCCCGACAATCATCACGTGTTCGATCCGCTGATCGCCGAGCTCGCCGATACGGTTCGGGTGATCGCCTACGACACGCGAGGCAGCGGAGCGGCCGTGCTCGAGCCTGCGGCGGACGTTGCCATCGAGCAGCTGGCGCGAGACGCCTTCGCGGTGGTCGAGTCGATTCCGGGGCTCACCGGCAAGGTGCACGTCTTTGCTCACGACTGGGGGTCGGTCCAGATGTGGGAGGCGATGGCCGCTCCTCGGGCAACCACCGCCTTCGCGTCGTACACGTCGGTGTCGGGGCCCAGTCTGGATCATTTGCGGCAGGTCGCGCGGACGCGGCTGGTGCGGCCGCAGCGTTGGCCGTCGCTCATCGGGCAGCTGGCACGGTCCTGGTACGTCTTCGGGTTTCACCTGCCCGTGGTCGGCACCCGGGTACCTGCTCTGTTGGCGCGACTGGGTGCCGAGGGTGACCCGACCCCGACGGTGGCCGACCAACAGCGCGGCATCGCCCTGTACCGCGCGAACGTGCTGCGGCGTGTGCTCCGCGGGCCTGCTGCGCGGTGCGTCGTCCCGACCACCGTGGTGGCTCCTACACACGACCGCATGCTGTCGCCGAACCTCACCGACGGTCTGGATCGATGGATCCCCGACCTGCGCGTCGTCCAGGTCGACGCAGGCCACTGGTGGCCGTACACACACCCGGTCGATGCTGCTCGCGTGCTGATGGACAGGGTTCGGGACGCGGAGTAGACGGCGAGCGTCGGACGGTTCGGCCGTGGGCTGTGCAACCATGGTCAGTGGTCTTCTTCTCTCCACGGCCTCACAGAGCCACTACTCGAACTGGATGGGGTATTTCTCGGTATGGACGGCACTGCTCTCGATCGTCTCGGCTCCGCATCGGATGTGTCCGCTTCTTCCGGCGGTGACAGCCGGTCCGAGCTGACTGTTCAGAGACTTCTGTTCGACGGCCCGTCGCCCCTGGTCAGTGCCGATATGTACAGCTCCGTCGGCAAGGGCAATGCCGAACGCACCCGCACCGGCGCGCGGATCGGCAAGCGCAGCGTGCTGCACACGAACAGCTATTTCGGACGGTTCCCGGCCAGCTACTGGCAGCGGTGGACCTCGGTCACCGAGGTGGTCTTCCAGGCGAACGTCTCCGGTGCCGGCCGAGTCGATCTGGTTGCGACCGACTACAAGGGCCACGAGCGCACGATGGCCAGCACGACGGTGGACTCCGCGAACGCGTCGACTCAGTTGGCCGTACCGGTGGCCACCACGCAGTTCCTCGACGGCGGCGCGCTGTACGTCCGCTTCACCACCACGTCGACCGAGTTGTCGGTGCAGGACGCCGAGTGGACCGTCGCCGCGCCCGAGAAGCTGCGACCCACCTCGGTGGTGATCTGCACGTTCAACCGCGCCGACGACTGCGCCAACACCGTTGCCGCGATGGCGGACGACCCGATTGCGCTGCTCGGTGTCGACAACGTCTACGTGATCGATCAGGGCACCGATCAGGTGCAGACGCGGGAGAAGTTCCAGCGCGTGGCGGCCGAGCTCGGCGACAAGCTCGTCTACATCACCCAGCCCAACCTCGGCGGTGCAGGTGGCTTCACCCGTGGCCTCTACGAGGTACAGGGCAAGGGCGGCGATCCGGCCAACGTGATCTTCATGGACGACGACGTGCTGTGCGAGCCCGAGGCGATCGTGCGCATGAACTCGTTCGCCAACATGACCATCGAGCCCGCCATCATCGGCGCGCAGATGCTGTACCTGCTCCACCCCGACCGTGTGCACGTCGGTGCCGAGGTGGCGAACCTGCAGAAGCTCGAAGCCGGAATCCACGTCAAGAACGCGATCTCGGACAAGAGTGCGTTCAAGCGCAAGCGCCAGCAGGACGTCCGTGTCGACGCCGGATACAACGGCTGGTGGTCGTGCCTCATCCCGTCCGAGATCGTCGGACAGGTGGGGTACCCGTTGCCGCTGTTCTTCCAGTGGGATGACATCGAGTACGGATACCGCTCTCGCGCAAACGGATTCGCCACCGTCACGCTCCCGGGTGCGGCCGTCTGGCACGCCGACTTCGCGTGGAAGGACTGGGACGAGTGGCACCGCTACTTCAACCTGCGCAACGGCATGATCACCGCCGCCCTGCACATCGAACTCGACGGTAAGACGCTCGCGAAGCAACTCTTCACAGACCTGCTCCGCTACCTGGTGTCGATGCAATACGGCATGGCGTACACGCTGATCAAGGCCGTCGAAGACTTCTTGGCAGGCCCGGACAATCTGCTCGACGGCGGTATGGACGCCGCCGGTTCGATCCGACGCGAACGTGCCGCTTACGGAGAAACGAAGCGGCACAACGCGAACGACGTTCCCGGGGTGCGTCCGGCCGATATGTTCATCACCCCTGCGGGACCGCACCCGAAGAAGAGCATGGAATTCGCCGTGCTTGCCAAGCGAGTGCTCAATCAGTGGCGCGGGACGGTGAACCCCGGCCCCGTCGCCATCTCGGCCGACGACGCGCACTGGTGGCACGTCTCGCTGTTCTCGCACGCGATCGTCACCGACCGCTCGCAAGAAGGCGTCCGAGTTCGCAAGCGCAACAAGGCACATGCGTCCGAGCTGCTCAAGCGCGGAGTGACCGCACTCAAGCGTCTGCGCACCGAGACGCCGACGGTTGCCGCGTCGTACCGTGCCGCCGTGCCGAAGCTGACGAGCCGAGAGAACTGGGCTCGCCTCTACGGGCAGTAGCTAGTTCGATCGAAGCCTGGGTGCCGTACGAATCCGCACGACGACCTGTTCGTTGTCGGCGGTGTAGCCGAGGTAGTCGAACTCGGTGCCGGTGCGTGCGACGAATTCCGTCCACGCCCGGTACTCGTGGTTGCGCCAGCCGGGGAAATTGAAGTACTCGTCGAAC
The nucleotide sequence above comes from Rhodococcoides fascians A25f. Encoded proteins:
- a CDS encoding TetR/AcrR family transcriptional regulator, which translates into the protein MSPSQQQRRTETIGKLLDATIASLCEKGYAATSVSEIVNRAGVSSGAMFRHFDTRLDLIVAAADEVRRRQFVEFRRGLSGFGSASIEHCLELLRAACRAPINGAWYELLTAARSDEELRERLQPFTVRYHEQIGELARALPVAGVIDPRHLETVIFTVVHLLDGEALAAVVHPQPEQEAMRLRMIAHLLRGGTLHALTDAG
- a CDS encoding alpha/beta fold hydrolase, with product MTGWTVRTSGAELPVFEYGNPSARSTVLLVHGYPDNHHVFDPLIAELADTVRVIAYDTRGSGAAVLEPAADVAIEQLARDAFAVVESIPGLTGKVHVFAHDWGSVQMWEAMAAPRATTAFASYTSVSGPSLDHLRQVARTRLVRPQRWPSLIGQLARSWYVFGFHLPVVGTRVPALLARLGAEGDPTPTVADQQRGIALYRANVLRRVLRGPAARCVVPTTVVAPTHDRMLSPNLTDGLDRWIPDLRVVQVDAGHWWPYTHPVDAARVLMDRVRDAE
- a CDS encoding glycosyltransferase, yielding MDGTALDRLGSASDVSASSGGDSRSELTVQRLLFDGPSPLVSADMYSSVGKGNAERTRTGARIGKRSVLHTNSYFGRFPASYWQRWTSVTEVVFQANVSGAGRVDLVATDYKGHERTMASTTVDSANASTQLAVPVATTQFLDGGALYVRFTTTSTELSVQDAEWTVAAPEKLRPTSVVICTFNRADDCANTVAAMADDPIALLGVDNVYVIDQGTDQVQTREKFQRVAAELGDKLVYITQPNLGGAGGFTRGLYEVQGKGGDPANVIFMDDDVLCEPEAIVRMNSFANMTIEPAIIGAQMLYLLHPDRVHVGAEVANLQKLEAGIHVKNAISDKSAFKRKRQQDVRVDAGYNGWWSCLIPSEIVGQVGYPLPLFFQWDDIEYGYRSRANGFATVTLPGAAVWHADFAWKDWDEWHRYFNLRNGMITAALHIELDGKTLAKQLFTDLLRYLVSMQYGMAYTLIKAVEDFLAGPDNLLDGGMDAAGSIRRERAAYGETKRHNANDVPGVRPADMFITPAGPHPKKSMEFAVLAKRVLNQWRGTVNPGPVAISADDAHWWHVSLFSHAIVTDRSQEGVRVRKRNKAHASELLKRGVTALKRLRTETPTVAASYRAAVPKLTSRENWARLYGQ